Within Coffea arabica cultivar ET-39 chromosome 4e, Coffea Arabica ET-39 HiFi, whole genome shotgun sequence, the genomic segment ATGGCTCTCGAATTTTGTGGAGGAGTCGTTCTCGAGCGATGACCTTCATAACCTTCACCTCATTTCCCCTACCACAAATTTTACAGCTCCCTCCGCCTCTTCCGCAGCTACGGCTAACGCCACCACCGACACCTCCTCTTCCGCCACTACCATTTCTACTAATAACGACAACAGCAATTCATCATCTCCAGTATTCCCCTCCGACGTTTCCTTTCCCGGAAAAGCCCGCAGCAAACGCTCCCGTGCCGCCCCATGCAACTGGGCCTCCCGCCTCGTCCTCCTTGCATCCCCTGCTACGTCGTCATCCGAACCCACGAACGACGTGAACACTCCTAACCCAATTAGCGTTACCATAAAAGCTCCCAAACCGGCGCCGTCAAGGAAAAGAGAAACAACTGAAACTCCCGGTCGGCAATGCCTTCATTGTGGGTCGGAAAAGACGCCTCAGTGGAGGACGGGACCCATGGGGCCCAAGACTCTGTGTAATGCGTGCGGTGTCCGGTACAAGTCGGGTCGATTGGTGCCCGAGTACCGGCCTGCTGCGAGCCCGACATTTGTGTCCGCGAAGCATTCGAATTCGCACCGGAAAGTGCTGGAACTCCGGCGGCAAAAGGAGCTGCAGagacagcagcagcagcagcaacagtTGCTCAGTCAAGCCTCAATTTTTGGCGTATCCAACGGCGGAGATGAATACTTGATccaccatcatcatcatcatcctcatcagCAAAATGTGGGTCCCGATCATAGGCTCATGATCTAGCGATCGCTGGTGTACTGAAAATTACGGTGTGCCAGCAGAAATTTTCAAGTTTATTACTGGAAAGTAGTAGTAGTACCATTTAGATTTGAATTTGACCCAGGAAAAGGCAGCAAAACAAAACTAGTCATAATAGAgccgaacaaaaaaaaaaaatgtcagcTTCCAGCTAATTAGAAGGACAAATGGAAGGAGAACATGGCGAATTAATTGTAGACTTGTGTAATTTCCTGCTAATTTTGGGTtttaattcatttgatttttttttttactaaattagtgtatttttttAATACTGCTTTAGCTGAGGTTTAAGAAAATTAGGAAGAATTTGATCATAATTTGGTCGTTGACAAAGTAAAGAAGGATCATGAAATATCTGCTGGAAAGAAAGTGGCACGCAATCATACAGCTGGGTGAGACACTTTTATCAAGGCCATGGGCCACGCTAACAACGGGAAGAGTATGGTTCAGATTTCTTTAAAAGCTTCGGCATTTGCACGTGGCGGGATCCTTTGGGGCTCAACTACCGTATGAATTCTAAAGTTACGGAGGCTTTATCGTGGAGTACTGAAGAAAAGCCATTAATAAAGGGTTCCAAGTGTACGTTTAGCACTTATTAGTGTTGCTTTTTATTAGTATTTAAAAAAGTGGAATGCCCAAGTCCAACGACTAATTAATCATCTCGGTTCCGCTTTCGAACGCTGTCCAGAAAAgtaaaaagtaattaaaaaaagggagaaagctTGAAGTCAAAGATTAATTGGAAACTCTCTCTTACCTAACAAGAAACGAAGCAAAAGTCAACACCGGTATGCATTTCAGTGGAAAATTGACCTATTTCAGACGTGAGGATTTGCAAGAGGGAAGAAGTTTAAGAACATCGTGCAGCGTACGAAGTAAGCTGCATGGGAGTGCGGTTCGAATCAATGTGGGAAAAGACCGAGAAGCTGCAAGAACCCAGAATACATTTTCCATATGATTATTTACTGTAGgccattaaaagaaaaaaaaaatcgtgaATGCCCAGGTGTTATAGTtgaaggggggaaaaaaattaatcaaagaggGTACTGTGACATTGGGGGTGATTTAATTGTCTACCCGATCCTAGACATTTTCCCTTCCAAGGGGTCCCACTACAATATCCAAGTCAATATGTAAATGCAAATCTTGTTATTTTATGAGACTATGCCATTAGTATGGCTAGAATGACGCATTGATCACAAGCAACGTGGTAGTACTACTTCATGATAACCAAAGAAAAGTATGGTCCCTCTTGAACGTTGTTCTACTAAatattgaaactataagttGCCATTCTTTGTTTAGCAAATGGAATATGTTAGGCTTTAGCCTCAGTTCCGGTTATTCCTTAGTTAATTAGATGAAATTTTTCAGTCTTTGTGGATAGCTAGGAGGCGGTTACATCTTAgttcatgaaaatgaaatgctaaaaaataaaaagtgatCTTGTGCATGGCCAATCTATGCTAGGATAGAAGGTTCCGTcagattaattttatatttcaattcaagtcccttttttttctttcttttttttttaaaaaaaaaagggaaaatatgAGGAGAAATGACTAGAAGATATTAGAACATCACTTCAGACGAGATGATAGAGGCAAAGGGTTCATATTGGCCATGGTACTAGAAAATGGGATCCTAAAATCAATGTTTTGAAATCGGACCAACCCGGTCGATTCGACCAGTGAAACCGCGAATTGACCAACCATGCCTCCAGTTCAGTTCAATTTAAAAACCCAAGAATTAATTGAATCGGTAAAAATCGAGAAGTTCAACCGGGTCGAACTGTGAATCGAAAGATTTTTCGGCTCACtctccggtcc encodes:
- the LOC113741268 gene encoding GATA transcription factor 9-like, producing the protein MEASSEFFVGGYFSHAGDNEFDHKSMENQNITGNSNNFTVDDLLDFPKEDEVMTDAFFDSITGNSGESSSLTVVDSCNSSVSGGDRQFNGNISCRSFTDTQFSGTELCVPYDDLAELEWLSNFVEESFSSDDLHNLHLISPTTNFTAPSASSAATANATTDTSSSATTISTNNDNSNSSSPVFPSDVSFPGKARSKRSRAAPCNWASRLVLLASPATSSSEPTNDVNTPNPISVTIKAPKPAPSRKRETTETPGRQCLHCGSEKTPQWRTGPMGPKTLCNACGVRYKSGRLVPEYRPAASPTFVSAKHSNSHRKVLELRRQKELQRQQQQQQQLLSQASIFGVSNGGDEYLIHHHHHHPHQQNVGPDHRLMI